The bacterium genome segment TTTCCTCGAATGAGATTCCCTCTACCGCCTGCGTGGTACCGTTCAGGCGACCGGTGTCCTCGCTTGGGAAAAAGCCTTTCGGAATTTTTACAAAAAGAAATCCCATCAGAACGAGAATCACCAGCGAGTATCCGAGAGTGAAAACCATGTGGTCGAGCGACCACCTGAGCCCGCGGCCGTAAACATCACGCAACCAGTCGAAAGCCCGCTCGGTCAGGTTGAAGAGCCACCCGTGGCTCTCCTTCCCGTGAGGGCGCAGAAACCGGCTTGCAAGCATCGGCGTAAGGCTCAACGAAACGAAACCCGAAATAAGAATGGCTGTGGCGATAGTAACCGAAAATTCGCGAAACAGTCTCCCGATGATGCCGCCCATGAACAGAACCGGAATGAATACGGCAACAAGCGCAACAGTCATCGAGATAATGGTGAAGCTGATCTCCTTCGATCCGTTCAGGGCCGCCACAAGAGGAGACTCTCCGAGCTCCATGTGCCGCACGATGTTCTCGAGCATTACGATGGCGTCGTCCACGACAAATCCGATCGACAGGGTAAGCGCCATGAGCGACAGATTGTCGAGTGAGTATCCCAACTGCCACATGACAGCGAACGTGCCGATCAGCGACATCGGAAGGGCGAGGGACGGTATCACGGTCGCCGAGGGATTCCGAAGGAAAAGAAATATAACGAGAATAACGAGAATGAGCGCTATGATCAGCGTTACTTTTACATCGTGAACCGATTCCTGTATCGACTCCGACCGGTCGAAGAGTATTTGCAGGTCAACAGATGCGGGAAGTGTTTTACGGAAGCCCGGAAGGAGAGCTTTCACGTCATTGGCAACAGCCACCGTATTCGTGCCGGGTTGCCGCTGGACAGCAAGAATCATCCCGCGGTTCTTCACAAACCAGGCAGCCGTTTTGTTGTCCTGCACGCTGTCGATGACATTGCCCAGTTCGTCGAGACGCACCGGATGACCGTCACGGTATACGACAATAATATTCTTATAGGAATCCGCATTGAGCAATTGCCCGTTCGCGAGAACGGTATAAGCCCTGGTTTTCCCGTCGAGGATACCGGTGGGCAGATTGACATTTGCGGAAACGATCGCGTTCTTCACATCATCGACGCCGATATTACGGCTCGCAAGCTCGCTGGGATCGAGCTGGACGCGAACCGCATATTTCTGCGAACCGTAGACCTGAACCTGGGCAACGCCCTGCACCATTGAAATTTCCTGGGCGAGCATCGTATCCCCGTATTCATTCAGTTTGTACAGCGGCAGAGTGGGCGAGGTGAGCGCGAGATAGAGTATCGGTTGCTCGGCAGGGTTTACTTTCCGGTAGGAGGGCGGTGTCGGCATTCCGGCAGGCAAATACCGCTGTGCGCCTGCAATCGCTGACTGAATGTCCTGCGCTGCGGCGTCGATGTCCCGATCCAGGTTGAACTGGACAGTAATCCGCGTGGAACCGGTTCTGCTTGCTGATGTCATCATGCTGATGCCCGCGATTGTCGAAAATTGCCGCTCGAGGGGCGTGGCAACCGCCGAGGCCATTGTTTCGGGTGTCGCCCCCGGCAGGGAAGCGCTCACCTGGATAGTGGGAAAGTCCACGGTCGGCAGGTCGTTCACGGGAAGATTCCGGTAAGCGGCGATTCCGACGAGCAGTATCCCGATCATGACAAGAGTCGTCATTATCGGGCGTTCGATGAATAATCTGGAGAAGTTCATTGATTCTGGCCCCCCTGCTCGTCCTCCGTGAGTGCGGACCTGATCATCACCCTCGATCCGGGCCTGAGCATCAGTTGCCCGTCGGTAACGACACGTTCACCGGGAGTGACCCCTTTCTCGACAACCACTTTACCGTCGTACACCGGCCCCTCGACAATCGGGCGCATCTGCACCGTATCACCGGGCGCGACAACATAGATAAAATTCTTATCCTGTGACGATTGTACCGCCACCAGAGGAATGACGGTCGCATTGAGATGGTTACCGAGGACGAGTCCCACCTGGACATACTGCCCCGGCCAGAGAGCCTTATCTTTGTTCGGGAATGTCCCCTTGAGCATGATCGTGCCGGTTGTCGGATTGACAGTATTATCGATGAACGTCAGCTTCCCTTCGAAAACCCTCGTTGTATCGGTCGGGATAACGGCCCACACGGATAGTGTTCCGGCGCTCGCACGGCGTCGCACCTCGGAAAGCTGTTGCTCAGGGATCGCAAATGTCACATAAACCGGCACAACCTGATTGAGCGTTACGAGAGGGCTCGAACTGTTCGCCGTAATGAGGTTACCCTCTTTCACATGGAGGTTGCCGGTACGCCCGGCGATCGGGGCGCGGATGCCGCAGTACTCGAGGTTCAGTTGAGCGTTCCGGACAAGGGCCGAATCGGCTTTGACTGTCGCCTTTGATTCGGCTGCCGTAGAGACTACCAGGTCGTACTCCTGTTTTGTCACATAGTCCTTCTGCACGAGGTCTTTGTAACGGACAATATCAGTCTCAGCTTTCGCGAGAGCAGCATGGTCGCGCTCGAGATTCGCCTGTGCCTGCAGCAGGGCCGCCTCGTAGGGACGCGGATCGATCTGGAAAAGGAGATCCCCCTCGTTGACTTCATCACCTTCTCTGAACCCCACCTTCATGAGCTGTCCGCTGACACGGGCGGTCACCGATACGGTATTGTAGGCTTCGACCGCACCGATCTCCCTCAGCTCTATCGGAACGTTCATAGAAACGGCTTCGGTCACCATCACTGGTACGGCTGTGGCAGCCGTGTTCACGGCCTCTTTCTTTCTGCACCCCCCCACCCATGAAATCACTGCAACGGTGACAACCATTAAGGCAGCTCTTACGAAAAGGGATACCCGATAATGAACATGCATTATTTTTTTTCCTTTCTATCGACCGTACCTGTGTCCGGCTTACCGGTGGAAGGCGAAGCCTCAAGCGTGCCCGTGTCGTGGGCGAGCTGCGTAACAGCGCTCCACCAGTTTGTGCGTGACCTTATTTGCTGCGCCCGTGCGCTTTCAAGCGCCACCTGTGCCGTAAGGAGATCGAGAATACTCCCTACACCGGCTTTGTAACGCCCGGCTGCCACCTCATGGTTCTGCTCCGCGCTCGCCAGCAGATCGTCGCTTGTACGAACCATCTGGTCGGCTGTTTCGAGGTCATAATAGCTTGTCCAGACCTGTAAGGTGACGATATCCTGTACGTTTTGCGCATTAGCGTACGCAGCATCCGCCTGGGCGCGCGCCGCCATGACATCGTAGTGGTGGGAGAAACCGGTGAAGAGCGGGACACTCAGGCCGATCCTCGCACCATAGATACCTTTGCCATTCGACAGATCGTCATAATAAAGCCGTCCGATGCTCCCGTTCGCAGAGATCGATGGATAGCCCCGCGCCAGCGCTGCCCGTACCTGCGCGTCAGCGCCGAGTGCCTGCGCCCGTGCCGCCGAGAGATCGGGACGTTCCTGCAATGCCGTTTCGAGATACTCCTCGACCGACTTTTTTGTCCGTTCGAGCGGCGGAGCGCCAACCGGGAGCTCGACATCAAAGGCCGTGTTCGCCGGAAGCCCCATGGCAGTAGCCAATATCCCGCGCGTTGTCATGATCTGCCCCTGAAGCGACTCGAGAGCGAGAACAGCCTGTGAAAGCGCCGTCCGCGCCTGGAGAACATCGGCGATTGTGGAAACCCCGGATGCATGACGGTCCTCGGCGGCATTCAGATTCGTTTGCGCTTCGTCGACGGCTGCCTTTTGAGCTGCCAGGAGTGCCTTGACCGCAAAATACTCATAATAAGACTGCTCGACCTGAAGAATGACGTTCTGGATCGCGGCGTTATGATTCCAGTCGGCGGCATATAGCGCTTCGCGCGTTACTTCAACCGAAGCCTTGCGTCCGCCGAAGTCGAAGAGAAGCCAGCTCAGTGAAGCATTTGCTTCATAGGTGGTCTGGCTTGAGGAACTGCCTTCCCCTGAAGACGCGTTCTTCTGCTTGTTACCGGAAGCCGTCGCGTCGATTTCCGGCAGGTACAGGCTGCGCTCGCTGCCGTGCATCGCTGCCGCTGCCCGGGCTCTGGCCCACGTCTGGCGGGTCTGCTTGCTGTTGAGAAGCGCGATGTCGACGATATCGGAAAGACCGAGATTTTTTATGTTGTCACGGAATTCAGGCGGAATGAGAGATGCATTTTTCTCCTTTTCTGCAATCTGTGTCCGAAGGGCCGCCTGTTTCTCGATCACCTGTCGGGGCGGACTCCACGGAGTTTCCGGATGGGGGGAAACCTCCTGAGAGTTTCCCGGCAGGAGTGCATTGGAAGCGCATCCCGCAATGAACGCCGCGCAGGCGATAAGGGACAGAATTACCATATGCGGCCAGAAGGCCGGATAACCGCGTTCATTGACTGCGGGTGTCTCATACGCACGGTTATAATATCTTTTTGACTCCTCATCCATTGTAACCTCTTAAGAAATATGGGATTGTATTTATCAGCAGCTTTGGTGGATTTTGATCTCTGCGAGTCACGGCACATTATCGATCTCGGTCAGCATATATCCCTTGTTCCCGTCACTCGAGTTTATCGTTCGGAGCCCTGTATCCTATTGTGTTGTGAAGGCTTGCTGTAATATAATAGTCGTCAAATACTTCGACAAGCGTTCTTGCATTATCAGTGGCAACTCCCCCATTTTTTTTGAACCATTTTTACATGTTACTTCCTTTGCGTGCCCAAAGGAAGTAACCAAGGAAAGGGCACCCCGTGAAAAGCCTTTTTCCCCGTTCACTGCCCGTTTTTCGGGAATGTGTGAATTCACGAGCCTCCGGCTCGTTCAGACAGCACCCATTCTTTTTCCCGAAAACCGGTTGTGACCGTGGGGCTTTTCAACGGGGATTATTCAATTCGCAGACTTTAATGGTCTATATTTCAATGTATTACAATACAATTCATCGTGGATCATTTGGGGGGGGCTAATTCTTGTATCATCAAGGTTAAAAAGTATCCTGAGCCTGATAAATTCACGTTTCGGACTCTTATACCATCGCTCGATCCTGCCATTGCTCTGTGGATATAAAGATGATGACTAAAAAGACTCATTTTGTGGAAAAAACACCAAATCACACCGGGGATAACTCCCCGGGCTATTACCGAAAAGTGCCTCAGGCACTCACCTGAAC includes the following:
- a CDS encoding TolC family protein, which translates into the protein MDEESKRYYNRAYETPAVNERGYPAFWPHMVILSLIACAAFIAGCASNALLPGNSQEVSPHPETPWSPPRQVIEKQAALRTQIAEKEKNASLIPPEFRDNIKNLGLSDIVDIALLNSKQTRQTWARARAAAAMHGSERSLYLPEIDATASGNKQKNASSGEGSSSSQTTYEANASLSWLLFDFGGRKASVEVTREALYAADWNHNAAIQNVILQVEQSYYEYFAVKALLAAQKAAVDEAQTNLNAAEDRHASGVSTIADVLQARTALSQAVLALESLQGQIMTTRGILATAMGLPANTAFDVELPVGAPPLERTKKSVEEYLETALQERPDLSAARAQALGADAQVRAALARGYPSISANGSIGRLYYDDLSNGKGIYGARIGLSVPLFTGFSHHYDVMAARAQADAAYANAQNVQDIVTLQVWTSYYDLETADQMVRTSDDLLASAEQNHEVAAGRYKAGVGSILDLLTAQVALESARAQQIRSRTNWWSAVTQLAHDTGTLEASPSTGKPDTGTVDRKEKK
- a CDS encoding efflux RND transporter periplasmic adaptor subunit, yielding MVVTVAVISWVGGCRKKEAVNTAATAVPVMVTEAVSMNVPIELREIGAVEAYNTVSVTARVSGQLMKVGFREGDEVNEGDLLFQIDPRPYEAALLQAQANLERDHAALAKAETDIVRYKDLVQKDYVTKQEYDLVVSTAAESKATVKADSALVRNAQLNLEYCGIRAPIAGRTGNLHVKEGNLITANSSSPLVTLNQVVPVYVTFAIPEQQLSEVRRRASAGTLSVWAVIPTDTTRVFEGKLTFIDNTVNPTTGTIMLKGTFPNKDKALWPGQYVQVGLVLGNHLNATVIPLVAVQSSQDKNFIYVVAPGDTVQMRPIVEGPVYDGKVVVEKGVTPGERVVTDGQLMLRPGSRVMIRSALTEDEQGGQNQ
- a CDS encoding efflux RND transporter permease subunit, which translates into the protein MNFSRLFIERPIMTTLVMIGILLVGIAAYRNLPVNDLPTVDFPTIQVSASLPGATPETMASAVATPLERQFSTIAGISMMTSASRTGSTRITVQFNLDRDIDAAAQDIQSAIAGAQRYLPAGMPTPPSYRKVNPAEQPILYLALTSPTLPLYKLNEYGDTMLAQEISMVQGVAQVQVYGSQKYAVRVQLDPSELASRNIGVDDVKNAIVSANVNLPTGILDGKTRAYTVLANGQLLNADSYKNIIVVYRDGHPVRLDELGNVIDSVQDNKTAAWFVKNRGMILAVQRQPGTNTVAVANDVKALLPGFRKTLPASVDLQILFDRSESIQESVHDVKVTLIIALILVILVIFLFLRNPSATVIPSLALPMSLIGTFAVMWQLGYSLDNLSLMALTLSIGFVVDDAIVMLENIVRHMELGESPLVAALNGSKEISFTIISMTVALVAVFIPVLFMGGIIGRLFREFSVTIATAILISGFVSLSLTPMLASRFLRPHGKESHGWLFNLTERAFDWLRDVYGRGLRWSLDHMVFTLGYSLVILVLMGFLFVKIPKGFFPSEDTGRLNGTTQAVEGISFEEMKQHQLAAMKILEDDPDVEAFMSNVGGFTASNQGFLFIRLVPKSERKATPDQIIQRLRPKFAMIPGLRVFMQNPPPISFGTTSSQSQYQYTLQGTDTAKLFQVAQEMTERMRDISGIVDVVSDLLIRNPQINVVIDRDKASLLGVSANQIESALSNSFSSGYISTMYAPNNLYYVILELLPQYQIDPENLSLLYVHSNNGQLVPLNAVAQLEKNIGPASVNHLGQLPAVTISFNLAPGTSLGTAVNQVQSLGRKILPADITTSFQGTAQAFQSSFRGLGLLLIMAVLVIYLVLGILYESFIHPVTILTALPFAGFGALITLLIFNVELSIYAFVGIIMLVGLVKKNGIMMIDFAMAAQRDEGKSSHDAIYEACMIRFRPIMMTTMSALVGTLPIAVGFGAGAASRRPLGLAVVGGLLFSQFLTLFVTPVFYLYMERFQGWIKRFFHKHG